Part of the Xenopus tropicalis strain Nigerian chromosome 3, UCB_Xtro_10.0, whole genome shotgun sequence genome, ACTGTTGAATTAAGCCAGCAgcatgtgtgtaaaaaaaaaaaaaaaaggcaggcaaTCGTGAGATTGAAAACATGAGAAGTCAACATGTACTGTGTCACACCACGATAAGGATCCCAAATTTTCACAGCAGAAATCTCTTCTCATAGTCAGCTCTGTATATTGGTTAAGATTAACCGTATTAAATAAGGCAGACAAGATACAGAAGTGAATTTTCCAGTCTGTAAAATGTATCCTTATCTGTTCAACTGGCAACGGAACTGGACTGGATTGTTGCATTTGCCACCTAATTGTGTCCAAAGCCAAGGCAATATTTTCCAATTAGAAGTTCTCAGCTGATCTCCATGAAGTCTCTCAGGCCCACCCAAAACAGGCAATTAAAATATGAGGGAGAAATAGAGATTTGGCAAAAATCAATGTAAGGAAACATCTGCATCCTTCCACAGACCAGCAGATTATAAGAATATTTTATGGGCACTAAGGTGGTAGCTAGTGCAAGACAGGTAGGTCAAGAGAGCCCAATAAGTAATTATTACTGTGCTGAAGTCTTTCTGGTGTTATATCTCATATTCCTGATATTGTGGAGTCTGTCTCTCAGGCCAAGGAATGGCTCTTTTGTGACAGAGGACCCCTAGCCTTGCACTTGCTTCAGTGAAACAGTTCCTTCGCTTTGATATGCTCTAGCTGTTCTCGCAGATTCCTAAAAGTGGGTCGCTGTTTTGGGTCCAGATGCCAACACTGCTTCATCAAATCATATACAACAGGAGGACATCCATCGGGTGCGTCCATTTTATACCCATTCTCCACCTTTGGTACCACATCTTTGAGGGCCTAAGAAGAAGGAAACAGAGTTTAAGAAATCATGATTAGAAGATTCATTAATTATGATAGAAACACTGTAAAGTTGTAAAATCCAAACTGCCTGCATTCATATGataaagtgtattaaaaaaaaaaaaaatcagtaattaATGAATAGGgcaacccccccccatacatgtttcACTCACCAGAGTAGCAGGGTGGGGAACAATATTTTCACTGTTGCAACCAGGCAGGCTTTGGATCTGGATCTGCTGTCAGCCATGAAACCCTGCCAAATGTAGCCATAACAGGATATGTGCATATCCAACAAGTGGCCCTTGCTCTATTCCAGCTCACATAACACAGGTCACATTATGTCTGTGTACATCAGTGATCCTTGGCAATTCCAGGCAAATCCTGCTTGGTTGTTAGTGACTATATTGCTTCCCCAACCGCAGCCTGGGCTGTGATACTGtagtgttatacagtatatacaaaataataaaggcTTTCACTTTCTCAAATGAGTCACATCAATCATTAAATCTAATGAGTGGTGTATGAACTAAACTCTGCCCAGTGAATAAATTGACTGGATTCAAAACTGTATTGTTACTTACAATGCGTGGATAAGGCACTCGCCCAAAGGAATAGATCTCCCATAACAGAATTCCAAAGCTCCAAACATCAGACTTGGTTGAAAATAGCTGTAAAGCAAACATATGTATAATTAGTAATGCACCTTTATTACAGCATTAAGCTTGAAATTCAAATATTGGATTTGCCATTCCAAAAAACAAGAACCAAAGAAACAGCACAATGCAAAGAGAATATCTACTCAAAATATTCTTGTGTTAAACTTTTATGGAAAAATAGTGTTTTTTACCCTTTAAATTACAACACACTATACTGAATATATGTTACTGCGACTGTATACTTTGTCAGTACTTTGGAGAAGATTTTGGAAATTCTGCCCCCCCTATCCCCACTTTTTTTCTGACATTTCTTGATTTCACCCAATATATGCATAATTTCTAAAAAGAGCTTTAATTAGAAAGagcttttaattaaaatgttttttttttttttttaaaaagattaatCGCCACAACTTCTAAAAAATTCGTTCGCGGCTACTTTCCCACCATAGGATACTGTATAAGTCACTGCAACTAATCGCGCGTGGGTTTTCACTTTGTGGATTAGTTGccacactttttaaaaagttgtagtGACTAATCGTtgtgtgtgtcttcgccctaaaataTGGCAGAACACAGCAGAGCTGATAGCAAACATTTAAAGCAAGACATTATTCCAGCCACTGGCACTAAACACACTGAACCTAAGCTTCTTGCTACAAAAATTCATAATGTGTGTTCCCTTAATCTCCCAAACATTCTACTGTACATTGCCAAAAAATGGAATCCTTGGCCATAAGCTTTTTTTTGGAAAGGAAACCCTAGTACTTTGTCCTAAATTATATGGCACAAATACTATAACTTAATACGGAAAACTTGTAATGGAGGGCAATTTTACACTTGCCTTATCCCGCAACGCTTCTGGTGCTGTCCACTTAACAGGCAGTTTGCTTGTGTCCTGTATGGCGGATGCTTCCTTGGTGAGTCCAAAGTCACTGACCTTAGCAATATTTTCTTCTGATACCAACACATTGCGTGCCGCTAGATCTCTGTGCACAAAGTTATTACTCTCAAGATATGCCATACCTTCTGATACATCCCTGCAGGGAccaatgaaaaagaaaacaccTAAAATTCAATGTCTGATTGGGCATCTACAGTGAAGTTAGTTCATACAGTTTAGGTAAGTTTGTAATATATAGCTTGCTAAAACTAGCCCCTTGGATATCAACTACCATCTATGTAAAAACCCCTTAATCTTTGATCTGCTGGTATGCAAGTACCAAAGAATTGTTTGGTGGGGCCAAAGCTACCAAGATTTCAACCAAGCTTTTCTTATTTGCACCACAGCTGTTTAACAACTACTACATTACCTGGATGTACTGTCAGGCCCTAGGAGATCCAGTATAACTACTCCATTTTTTAACAGTTCCATAAATGTATTACGTTtccatatttaaaggaacagtgaagGGTCCCTCATATTTAAATACAATGGTATCACTAAATACAACATGCCAGTAAGttcttttgtacatttttaaaacttcAAAATTAGAAACAAAACTTATATTTAATCTACAGCTTGGGAAAGCATGCTACATTTGAAGAACTGGTGGCATTTCATATTAAGCACTTGTGTGCAAAGTGGGCTGCAGTCTACTAGATGATTTTGCGGTTCTACAAGGGCTGGTTAAGTATGTCTAACAAGCTTTAATTTTGCAGCTTCAAACAAATACAGTGCCCTAATTGTCTAACCCAGGCACAAATATGGAACTATGgacataaaatataatttgtacATTTAGgatttatggtggccatacacggccgaaataggtcctttagaccgatttggctgcttatctgcctgtttatgaGCACCACCGATGGGCCTCCCTGGCcatatctcgattgggcaggtttgatttttccatcggatcggaGACTACATCAGCttgctgatgcagtccccaatccaatgtTGCCTATGCCTGCCGTTTCGATCCAATCATTGAATTTTACTGATTTCGCCTGCTCATAgcgtgggcatatcaggagaagatccgctctcttgccGACCTCGCGAAAttagtggatcttacagtgtatgcccacctttacaaATACAAACCCATTACAAAGCCACACCAAAATATGAGGCTATCAGTACATTGGAAAACTTGATTGCAAACTATGGAGCTACTTACTCTCTATGGTCTGCAGGGAAATTGAGGCTAATATTCAGAATGTATTCACAGACAGCAGGAGGAGAGAGTTTGTGATAACACAAGCACATCTCTACTCACTGACAGTGCTGGCTACACTAAATCTGAATGTATTGCTAATGGCATGGAGCAGCTTTAAAAGAAATTTGCAAGAACAATAACATGGTAAATAACAGTTAAAAACCCCTAGCCAGGGTCCTACATTGGGTGTTAATTCAGGAACCAACCAGTCTCAAAATTGAAAATACAAGAACAGATTAGACTATATAGGTCAAACCTGTGTAAGGTTTTAATGGATACTTACAGTGAGAACTTTAGTAGACATTCGCCACCTAGCACTGACCTTCCCCGAGACCTCAAATAATCCACTAGGCTTCCCTAAAGATGAAGAACAACATCTGTCACAGTATATCTGCCAACAGTAATTCATGCAAAGCAAAGCTTTTTCCCGGTTTATTGCTTTATCTATAAATTGTTATTTAATTAGGTGTGTTCTTTTCAGAATTACCAAAAATGGCTGATTTTGGCTTCCAAAAATGAAAGTTGTTACTATGTGCTAATTCAAACAGACATGTAGTTTAGCAGCAAGTGGCACTGCATTTAGCAGCCTTCTAATGTTTTCAACAATATGGATAATTTTCATTTGCAGCTTTTTGCATTCTTAAAAATTTGGAAGAGGAAACTCTTCTGATGTTTGAAAAGACCAAAGAAATGTCAGATTACTTTTTTCTGGCCTTTTCTAAGTAGAGAAAGTGATGGAATAAGGTAGAGAGAAGAAAGAAGTTACCTTTGCCATAAATTCTGTGACGATAAACAAACCACTTTTATCTTCAACAATCACTCCAAGTAGCTGCACAAGATTGTTATGTTGCAATTGCCTGAAGACAAACAGTTGATTAAAAAGTTACACCCCATCAAACTGAGAATTCTTACATTGTGGAGTTATGTGGTCTGAGCACTTTACATAACAGTGATAACTATGGATGAAAGCATGAAAAAGTGGTTCAGAAGTGGAGTGTTATCTTGGCGTTAAACACTTATAgaattaaaggggatctccacttaaaacctgtttttttgcataatgaaagacaaTGTCATTCAAAGCAGCGCTCCACTACGAATACATTAAAGGACAGGTAAAGCCTACATttccctacaatgtatatcagttggacacatctcccccacccaaatggcatcatttgtactgcatatatcccctccgcttgccagcaccatcacattttcttaaagcaaatagcggctttcacctggtggccatttttcttcctgagggagagggctgagtgggttacaggaggagaaggaaatctaagtgattaaggggatgctgcagccttactattaacctctggacaaccagtgtggcagggaTTGAAAGAtgtcaaagaggctgttcactgattacatttttttgtgtggggtttacatgtccttttaaaaTGTTCCAATGGTtctatgttatttgtaaatgtaattgcaactaaAAGATTTCAGGTCTCCAAAAGCTGTCTTCTGCTTCATTGTTTTATTGAGTTAGAgccaaaagaagagaaaatataaacagccaggcagATTCCGATTTTGGCATTTACAGTTTTTTtactaattacatttacaaataatttaaataacatgaaaaatgtttaatgtttattggaattactttttatttcactGTGCATCAGTGTTTGGGTAGAGGACCCCTTTAAAAACCCTCAATTCCCAAAATACAGGAGATtcctaaaaaaatgcaataacagGGCAACTATGTGTAACAATTTAGGGCATATCTATGCCTCACAGCTGCACTTATATTAAAACTAGTGGGTGATCAAGTCATATTAGCATGCAAGCTGCCTAGACCCCACACAAAGAGGACCACTCACGTCATCACCATAGCTTCTGCTACAAATGCTTGTGCCGTGGCATCGTTCTTGATACATTTCACAGCTACTTTCACTCCTTGATGTTCACCAAGCATGACATCTGCAATTacagcaaaaatacatttttattttaacaaaatagGAGCTTTAATTATTCTTAGTTATTGTAGAGAATAAcaaatgaatattaaaaaaaaaaaaatacattatatcaagcctattacttttattaaatattagCCAACAGCTAACCAGTTCATAAATCAGATATTGGCAGCAGGAAACAGACAATAGTGTTTCTATTAATAATCCTGCCATTTTTACAATTAATTTAAAATCACTGTTATTAGAGTCGCCCTAAGTAATTAACCCCTCCTACAAACTTCTTGCATGAACAGTCACATACATGTCAGATAAGAGACAGTTTTCTGGTTAGGTTCATGCAACTAAATGTCAGGATTAGACCCTATGTAGTTGCAGCAAGCTATACCTCTGAAATCTCTCTTGTGCAAGAAGCATATGGCAATAGAGCCTGAGCTCAGTGTTATATGCGGTGTGCTAGCTTATGTGCATGAAACCTATAGCCAATTTGAAACTCCTGCTGCAATAGTGTTTGGCTACCAGTGGTGACTAGAAAATCCCCAAACTTTCACAAAGATAAATATTgctggagaaaatacaaaaaacgGTCACAAGACAAGGTCCCAGCTTGCACTTACACTTGTAGGTTCAGTCACAGGGTGCATCTTCTGAATAATTTTCTAGGAGTGATTCAACACTGCAATAATTTTATGCACCTTTATAACAAACCGTATGTATTTTCTGACCAAAATATCCCAGAACCTCTTGGTTTTGCaagctttcttaaaggagaaagaaaggtaaaaactaagtaagctttatcagaaaggtctatgtaaatacagccataagcacccacagaaacGCTTCACTGAGTTCcctgctaagaactcactcccccccttacgaatgtggatctaagccaatcagcaggaagctgactcagtcttacacactgagcatgtacactcggtctcggtgcaggagtgaggcattatgggaactttctttacacagctcagcattttttcttcctgtttggcttctgatcatctgaactattgaaatatggggaagacttaagggcactattgagacaactgaaggtatgcctgcagcttgagattaactctttattagcctttccttctcctttaagatgaaaaTGAACAAGTACATGCTGGAAAAAGTAGGATAGACAAAAGTCTCAGAAACCCAACGTACATACAACAACAAGCAACATCCAACATTCCCTCAGGTGAGATTATTATACCAAGAGTCTGGAGCATttttataagcatatatatatattacctccAAATTCCCCCTTGCCAATGGTGTGCAGCAGTTTGAGATCTCTCATCTTGAGGGCCCAGCCACCTGAATGACACAAAAGCAGAAAGAGTGGGGCTCAGATACCTGAATTCATGAGAATGAATAGAAGCAGAGCATGAAAATGAAGGGAGCCTGTCAGGGAAGTCTATTACGTGACACTACACTGGCTGAAGGctagttttgtatttttatactaatGATTACATTAAATCTAGTATGTACAGTAGCGGATGATGCTATTCAGTAAAACAGCAGTTATTATGGCATAAGTCATATTGTCTAAGGCCAGCTGGAAGAATTCAGGTATAATTTTCTTTGGCGTGTATGCACGCGCTCACATTTTAGCGTGTAACCTCTGCAGTGTCATAATAAAAACTGTTGCTGGCACAATGTAAAGCAATTATACACAGCAGCATTTACCCTAAAGATATAGGCTCCTTAACAAAAGGGCTGCTCAAAACTGTGGACACTAAAGCTATTTAAATAGAGCAATTGGTAAATGATGATTTGTCGAACTACAGTAGGTAGACTGGGCATATGAAATAAAGAGAAGcaaccagggggggggggttgcatagCTATTGTAGAGAGCGCGATAGAACTCTCTACACTAGAAAAGCTGAAATTCGGATTGAAAAATTTAGATAAATTTGCTTGTGACACTATTTCACTAACTAAAAGTGAAAAACAGAAAGCAATCTTATTACTGCATTAACAATACTTACTCCGGGAGAATTCATCCTGGGCAGCTACAGTTCCCTCCACCAATTTGGGCTTCATCAAATTTGTGCACAGGCCATCTGCATCATTGGTATAGTGCTGAAAAAGGAAAGGCAGTTGTTAAAATGCGagggggaaaaaagcaaataTAGGTTGCTAAAAATAACAGCTGTAGTACATGCAGTTCTCTCTTCCAGCCACTAGAGGACCATACGCCCACACAATTTTAGTCTAGAAAACTATAAGGCTTTAAGCATCtttattaaatgaataaaaactgCTTACATAAATAAGAGGATTTGGCATCACTACCATACTACTAATGGAGAAGTTAGTAATTCAAATTATGTAAATGCTGATTAAGATCACAGGTATATCCATTATGTTCCACAGCTTCCTACCCTATAACTGTACTGCCCAActgtctgtctggctgctgtgactgcttacctttgagtaagctttaaatggtatcagtactgagtttaactggcccccacattattcacacctcagattcatgctgtaagcacctgcattgttcaaagtggagtggtcatgatcagttacttgtgtAGTCTCCCTGTCTCCTTTCCAACTCTGCCTGacctgctatactctgcctgccctatgccacctgtgtgtgtgcgccgtactctgcctgccctatgccgcctgtgtgtgccatactctgcctgccctatgccgcctatgtgtgccatactctgcctgccctatgccgcctatgtgtgccatactctgcctgccctatgccgcctgtgtgtgccatactctgcctgccctatgccgcctgtgtgtgccatactctgcctgccctatgccgcctgtgtgtgccatactctgcctgccctatgctgcctgtgtgtgtgccatactctgcctgccctatgctgcctgtgtgtgtcatattctgcctgctttatgctgcctgtgtgtgccatactctgcctgccctatgccgcctgtgtgtgcgccatactctgcctgcgctatgctccctgtgtgtgtcatactctgcctgctctatgctgcccgtgtgtgccatactctgcctgccctatgctccctgtgtgtgtcataatcttcctgctctatgctgcccgtgtgtgccattattggccctccacaaCAGAAAAGACataaaattctggccctcagtgCCACAGAACTTGGACAgcaatgctataaaaaaaaaatatttttcatacatttgtAGACATTTGagactttataaatgagcctga contains:
- the csk gene encoding tyrosine-protein kinase CSK; this translates as MSVVQAPWQAGTECIANYDFQGKAEQDLHFSKGEVLTIVAVTKDPNWYKAKNKVGRVGFIPANYVQKREGVKSGTKLSLMPWFHGKITREQAERLLYPPETGLFLVRESTNYPGDYTLCVSCEGKVEHYRIIYSSGKLSIDEEEYFENLMQLVEHYTNDADGLCTNLMKPKLVEGTVAAQDEFSRSGWALKMRDLKLLHTIGKGEFGDVMLGEHQGVKVAVKCIKNDATAQAFVAEAMVMTQLQHNNLVQLLGVIVEDKSGLFIVTEFMAKGSLVDYLRSRGRSVLGGECLLKFSLDVSEGMAYLESNNFVHRDLAARNVLVSEENIAKVSDFGLTKEASAIQDTSKLPVKWTAPEALRDKLFSTKSDVWSFGILLWEIYSFGRVPYPRIALKDVVPKVENGYKMDAPDGCPPVVYDLMKQCWHLDPKQRPTFRNLREQLEHIKAKELFH